In Thermosynechococcus sichuanensis E542, a single genomic region encodes these proteins:
- the thiC gene encoding phosphomethylpyrimidine synthase, whose protein sequence is MRSEWIAARKGQDNVTQMHYARQGIITEEMHYVARRENLPAELIRDEVARGRMIIPANINHPNLEPMAIGIAAKCKVNANIGASPNSSNLEEELAKLRLAVKYGADTVMDLSTGGGDLDAIRTAIINASPVPIGTVPVYQALESVHGSVERLTPDDFLHVIEKHAQQGVDYMTIHAGILIEYLPLVKNRITGIVSRGGGILAKWMLYHHKQNPLYTHFRDIIEIFKKYDVSFSLGDSLRPGCLHDASDEAQLAELKTLGQLTRKAWEHDVQVMVEGPGHVPMDQIEFNVRKQMEECAEAPFYVLGPLVTDIAPGYDHITSAIGAAMAGWYGAAMLCYVTPKEHLGLPNAEDVRNGLIAYKIAAHAADIARHRPGARDRDDELSRARYNFDWNRQFELALDPERAREYHDETLPADIYKTAEFCSMCGPKFCPMQTKVDADALAELEKFLAKNKDQVSASA, encoded by the coding sequence GTGCGTAGCGAATGGATTGCTGCCCGCAAGGGGCAAGACAATGTCACCCAAATGCATTATGCCCGCCAAGGGATTATCACCGAAGAAATGCACTATGTGGCACGGCGGGAAAACCTACCTGCGGAATTGATTCGCGATGAGGTCGCCCGTGGGCGGATGATTATTCCCGCCAATATCAATCACCCCAACCTCGAGCCAATGGCGATCGGGATTGCCGCCAAGTGCAAAGTCAATGCCAACATTGGTGCCTCTCCCAACTCCTCGAATTTAGAGGAAGAATTGGCCAAACTGCGTCTAGCAGTGAAGTATGGTGCCGATACGGTGATGGATCTCTCTACGGGGGGCGGTGACCTTGACGCCATTCGCACCGCCATTATTAATGCCTCACCGGTGCCCATCGGTACGGTGCCCGTCTATCAAGCCCTTGAAAGTGTCCACGGCAGCGTTGAGCGGCTCACCCCCGATGACTTTCTTCATGTGATTGAAAAGCATGCCCAGCAGGGGGTGGACTACATGACGATCCATGCAGGGATTCTCATTGAATACCTGCCCTTGGTGAAAAACCGCATCACGGGCATTGTGTCGCGCGGCGGTGGCATTCTCGCCAAGTGGATGCTGTATCACCATAAGCAAAATCCCCTTTACACCCACTTCCGCGACATTATTGAAATTTTCAAAAAATATGATGTCTCCTTCTCCTTGGGGGACTCGCTGCGGCCGGGCTGTCTCCATGATGCTTCCGATGAAGCTCAATTGGCGGAATTGAAAACCCTCGGTCAACTCACCCGCAAGGCTTGGGAACACGATGTGCAAGTGATGGTGGAAGGCCCTGGCCACGTGCCCATGGATCAAATTGAATTCAATGTGCGCAAGCAGATGGAGGAATGCGCCGAAGCCCCCTTCTATGTCCTTGGGCCGCTGGTGACGGATATTGCCCCCGGCTATGACCACATTACCAGTGCCATTGGGGCGGCAATGGCGGGTTGGTACGGCGCAGCGATGCTTTGCTATGTCACCCCCAAAGAGCACCTTGGCTTACCCAATGCTGAAGATGTGCGCAATGGGTTGATTGCCTACAAAATTGCCGCTCACGCAGCGGATATTGCCCGTCACCGTCCGGGGGCGCGCGATCGCGATGATGAACTGTCGCGGGCACGGTATAACTTTGACTGGAACCGCCAATTTGAACTCGCCCTTGATCCCGAACGAGCACGGGAATACCACGATGAAACCCTACCGGCAGACATCTATAAAACGGCTGAGTTTTGCTCCATGTGCGGGCCGAAGTTCTGCCCCATGCAAACGAAGGTGGATGCCGACGCCCTTGCGGAATTAGAGAAATTCCTTGCCAAGAATAAAGATCAAGTCAGTGCCTCTGCCTAG
- a CDS encoding SRPBCC family protein, giving the protein MSWLEHTVQIEVAADVDRVWALWSDLEKMPLWMKWIESVVITEEDPTLSRWTLATGSWHFSWRSRICRQVKHQMIQWESVDGLPNRGAIRFYDRHGSTIVKLSVAYAIPGILGQMMDRLFLGRVVESTLQADLERFREYAQQMQPTQVS; this is encoded by the coding sequence ATGAGTTGGCTAGAGCATACGGTTCAGATTGAAGTGGCAGCGGATGTCGATCGCGTCTGGGCACTGTGGTCCGATCTGGAGAAAATGCCCCTGTGGATGAAGTGGATTGAGTCAGTGGTCATTACTGAAGAAGACCCTACCCTCTCCCGCTGGACGTTGGCCACGGGAAGCTGGCATTTTAGCTGGCGATCGCGCATTTGCCGCCAAGTAAAGCACCAAATGATTCAGTGGGAGTCGGTGGATGGGCTACCCAATCGGGGCGCAATTCGCTTTTACGATCGCCATGGCAGCACAATTGTTAAGCTGTCGGTCGCCTATGCCATTCCGGGCATTTTGGGACAAATGATGGATCGCCTGTTCTTGGGGCGTGTGGTGGAAAGTACATTGCAAGCGGATCTCGAACGCTTTCGGGAGTATGCCCAACAGATGCAGCCGACACAGGTTTCCTGA
- a CDS encoding inorganic phosphate transporter → MAIDFKGGLIAIALLFDVTNGFHDAANAIATVVATRALSLRAALILAAVANFGGAFLSTRVALTIEAGILNSSALGSHWFGVISAALLGAMGWNLLTWYWGLPSSSSHALIGGLVGAALFQVSPQIIYWQGIVEAVVIPMVVSPLVAIAIGLSFMTLVEKWLQSQEIPPEHWQRLQILSGMLMAVAHGANDAQKTMGVITLALVSWGQLAPDAGVPFWVMGACALAIAIGTYGGGERIIRTTGEKITPLDPVSGCFANLSAALTVGAASLVGFPVSTTQVVVGAITGAGYRHQGEVNWQVWAQIFMAWVLTFPGAALLAIAISFCLAQL, encoded by the coding sequence ATGGCGATTGATTTCAAGGGGGGGCTGATTGCGATCGCCCTCCTTTTTGATGTCACCAATGGCTTCCATGATGCCGCCAATGCGATTGCAACGGTGGTGGCGACCCGTGCTCTGTCCCTGCGAGCGGCGCTCATCCTTGCGGCTGTGGCTAATTTTGGGGGTGCCTTCTTGAGTACGCGGGTGGCGCTAACAATTGAAGCAGGCATTCTCAACAGCAGTGCCTTGGGTTCCCATTGGTTTGGCGTGATTAGTGCTGCACTCCTTGGTGCCATGGGCTGGAATTTGCTGACGTGGTATTGGGGGTTGCCCAGTAGTTCTTCCCACGCCCTCATTGGTGGTTTGGTAGGGGCAGCCCTCTTTCAAGTGTCACCGCAAATCATCTATTGGCAGGGGATTGTTGAGGCAGTGGTTATTCCCATGGTCGTGTCCCCCTTGGTGGCGATCGCCATTGGCCTGAGTTTCATGACCCTCGTTGAGAAATGGCTGCAATCCCAAGAGATTCCCCCAGAACACTGGCAACGGTTGCAGATTCTCTCTGGCATGTTGATGGCCGTTGCCCATGGTGCCAATGATGCCCAGAAAACCATGGGGGTGATTACCCTTGCCCTTGTGAGTTGGGGACAACTCGCCCCCGATGCGGGGGTACCCTTCTGGGTTATGGGTGCCTGTGCCTTGGCGATCGCGATTGGTACCTATGGCGGCGGCGAACGGATTATCCGCACCACCGGGGAGAAAATTACTCCCCTTGACCCTGTGAGTGGCTGCTTCGCAAATCTCAGTGCCGCCTTGACTGTGGGCGCCGCGAGTCTCGTGGGCTTTCCCGTCAGTACGACGCAAGTCGTGGTGGGCGCGATTACGGGTGCTGGCTATCGCCATCAAGGGGAGGTGAACTGGCAAGTGTGGGCGCAAATTTTCATGGCATGGGTGCTCACGTTTCCCGGTGCAGCTCTGCTAGCGATCGCCATCTCTTTTTGCCTAGCGCAACTTTAA